The region CTGAGAAGTCCGAGACTAAAAAAAGCGAAAATGGCCTTTTCGACGATGAGACTGCTCCAGGAACCCCTGCCGCTGCAGCCGCTGCCgatttcttttcttcaatgGCCTCTGGGGCTCTGCGTAACCCTCAGCTTGATAGTATCGTCTCTCATAAGTCTGAAGCTGCGGAGTCGTCTGTCGCGGCTACCGTCGGCAGCCGTGCCTCTTCCGTAAGAGACGAGATTGTCAACAAGGAGAACACCTTCCAAATCTACCCCGAAGGTGAGAGTGATATCGACAAGCTTGTTACCCAAGCTTTGGTCATGGGTGACTTCAAGTCTGCTGTGGACGTCTGTCTTGCTTTTGACAGATTTGCGGatgctcttctccttgctgTTCGAGGTGGTCCCGACCTTTTGCAGTCCACTCAGAATGCCTACTTTGCTCAGCAGACCACCAGTCGTCCCTTCCTCCGTGTCTTCCAATCTATTGTAACCGAGGACCTTTTGGACATTGTTCAAAACGCTGATTTGTCCGAATGGAAAGTCGCCTTTGTTGTTTTGTGTACATTTGCCAAGGATACCGACTTTGGCAATCTTGCTGAGCAAATTGGCCAGCGACTTCAGTACAGATGGCGAGTGCTCTCTGCCTCTGACAGTTCCGAAGCCAAAGCATCCGCCAAAATTGCTCGTCAGGACGCCACTCTCTGCTATCTTGCGGCTAAAAAGCTTGAAAAGGTCGTCTCCATATGGGTTGATGAAAtggctgaggaagaggaagccgTTTCTGCTACTCGATACACTTCCCATGCGCAGGCGCTTCAGTCATTCATTGAAAAGGTTTCCGTTTTCAAAGCTGCTACCGGCTATGTTGACGAAGATTTGCTTACTCCCACCGAGTCGGCAGCCGCTGCTGAGGCCGGGGCAAGAACCTACAAGCTTGCCGGCTTGTACGACAGATACTATGAGTATGCCGATTTGCTCGCTACTCAAGGCTTAGTGGACATCGCTGCCAAATATGTGAAGATGACTCCTGTTGACTACAAGGGCAGTGAACAAGTGGGTGAGCTTGATAAGGCCAGGCAGAGAATCTTGAGCGCTGCTGGTGGGAATGTCGGTACTAAGATGGCTCAAACAACTGGGAAGGTCCAAAGTACGGCCGGTTCTTCCATCGCGAGAGGTTACGCGCCTGCCCAACAGGCGTCCGCATATGCGTCCTCCCAGCCCGCGTATGCTCTTCAGCAGCCTACGACTTACGCTGCTTCAACCGCGCCAGCTTATCAAGCACCACCGGCCGCCAGCGGACCTTATCAGCCTGCATCCACTTCGACCGCTTACGCACCTCCTCAACCTACTCCGTCATACGGCGACTCAAATCCTTACGCACCTGCGACCGTCTACCAACCATCTTCTGGGTATCCACCCAACGGTTATCGACCCAGCGACCCTCAACCACAAGGATATGGTGCTCCTCAACCCTCATTCGGCCAAACTCAGGCAATGCCTCCCCCCCCTCGTGTCGGTCAGACCAATGCTCCTATCagttctcctcctttgaTCCCAGGCTCGCAACAACGGGGTATCTCAGGATGGAATGATGCGCCTACCTTCGCTCCAAAGAGACCTCAAAGTGCTGCCAAGGACGTCAAGAAGGCTTCTGCTATTTTGTCTCCTTTCCCCAACTCTGCTGATCCACTTGCCGCTGCTGGTGCTGGGTTGAACACTGCAGGGGCGGCTCCTCCCCCCGGTAGGTCACCTCAGCCTGGTGTGattcctccccctcccaaGAACGCCCGACCTCCTTCTATTGCCGCGAAGGTACAACCTCCGCCTACCGttcaacaacagcaacagtTCCACCAGCATGCGcaacatcaacaacaacagcgaCAGCAGCAGTTAACTTCCCCTCCAGCGGCTGCAGGTCCTCCACCCTCTGCCTTCTCGcgtccccctccccctgGTGCCCGAGCCGGTCCTCCTCCCGGAGCTTTCGCTGGTCCCCCTCCTCAACGCGCCCTGTCCCCATTGGGTCCCGGTAGGCTCAGCTCGCCTCCAGGGAGCCAAATAAGGCCACCTTCAGCTGTCCAGAGACCCCCCAGTCAACCTGGACAGGTGCAGTCTCTTGATGGTGGAATTACGGGAATGGGCGGACCTCCTCCCCCAGGCTCTAGGATGGCTGGGCCTCCTCCTGGACGGTCAGCTACgcctcagcagcagcagcgacaGCAGATCATTCCTCCTGCTACCTCACCGTCTCAAACGAAAATTCAGTCACCCTCTTCTGAGCAGGTAAAGCCTCGACACCGTGAGTGcattctttttccttcgtgTACAAAAGGAATTAACATCTATTGATGAAGCCGCTGGGGATCGATCCCATATCCCTGAAGCTTCAAAGCCCATTTATGAGATTCTCTCCGGAGAACTCACAAAGGTGAAGCAATCTAATATTCCTGTATGTGCAGTCGCAGTTATGTACAATGTTAAATACTTATTGAGTACTGTATAGCCTCACGTCAAACGAATTGTGGATGACACCGAAAGACGGCTGAACATTCTTTTCGATGGGCTCAATAACGAGACAGTGCCAAAGCAGGCGGTGGATATGATGAACGAGATTTCTAAGGGTCAGTGAACCTTTGCTCTCTGTTAGCCCTTCTTGGCTAACAATTCAACAGCGATTGCCGCCAGAGATTTGAACGCAGCGTTGGCTATGCATGTGGAATTGTTGACTACTGCCAGTGGTGATATGACCTCTTGGGCTGTGAGTCCATCACTCATTTCATACCTCAGCCCAAAGCTAATCAATATATAGCCCGGAGTCAAGCAGATCATCAGACTGGGAGcatgaaaagaaaggagTGGATAGACACCAAGACGTTGTCCAAATAGCTTGAAGATGCGTATGACAAATGAATATAGCTCTTGCAGAATGTCTGTTCGATGTAGGGGTTTCAGTGCCGGCAAATGCGGCAGTGATACATAGGCTGGCCTCTATTCCGGATTTAACTAGTAGACTTCAGTACGAGAAGTTACTAGACGATAGGCGTTAGACTGGACATATCCTTGGAAAGCTATGATCTGCCTATTTGCACATTATCAGTCCACCTGTTATAAGCAACCATTAACGAACCACGCGGACTCGATGTGAAACGTTTAAGCGTTGAGAGCAGCTGGGACCCAGGATCAAGATGAAAGTGAGCGCCGACAACCGGCAGAGTAAGGCACGATGAATGAGTAAGGCCCGGCGTACAACCAATCAAGCCCAACCACAATTGATGCCGAAAGCTGAGAGCTGGGAGCtgatgatcatcatccaagaACATCCAGCATCAAATGTCGACGAAACTCGCATATTTCACATATCATCATAATATCATATCTGATACATATACGACTAATCCTTAACCGCCTGACAAGGCCCAATAAGGCATGTACTCTTGAGTTCCACGACAGTAGTATTTTTTTAGGGTTCTCAGGTCATAATAGAAatagtagtagtagtggTATTACGAGGAGTACGTATAAGGTGTGCGATCGCTACTGTACGACAGCAGTAGAGTTGGACTTTCGTTGGTGCGTGGAATATATAGGTACGTAGAGGTGCGAAGTGATGACCGAATGACCGTCGTCGAGCCTTAGGGACCACATTAAAAGCAGGGTGGGATTACACCAACATGAAACCATGATGAAGAGCGGGTCGAACgaaagaacgaacgaacgaacgaacgaacgaaTGAGGTCGACCCATAGATAGCATCGTCTACATACATAACGTACATACATCGTGCAAGAGTGCTTTGTCCGATGTGCTGTGGCGGAATCCGATGTTCACGACTATTGCTCATGCCGTGGAAATTGACCATcgtgagaagaagatgtgactgtaaagtcggaaaggaaaggttgaacacaacaaggatgaaagaataACGGAACTTGTGTGTCAAGGCGCCAGCCACCTAAACAATTCGTGTAAATGCACCGACTGAGAACGTCCGAGTGTGTCTGCCCACTACAGCGTTTATTACAAGTCCGCAGCATCTACAAAAGTCTAAAACGGGAAAAACAGCCTATCATTTTCAAACAATAACATGTACATTTATTTATATGATGCGTACTTATAATAGACTATACATATTAATCAACAGGATGGGACCAAAAAATCTTACACAGaacaaaagcaaaaaaaaaaaacaaaaaacaaaaaaaaaaaaaaaaaacaaaaataTGGACGATATTCGTTACAGTTCATCTAAATCGCCCTCCAGTCCCgaatcttcatctcttccattaGCTCTTCCTGCAGCCCGCCTGCCAATCCTGGCAAGAATGTCTACCAGTCTCTCCTTCGCCCGCTCGTAATGTATTCTCTCGCTCTCAAGTTGATGAGGTCTGAAATCACGCTTATCCGCTTCATCTCCTAGTGTGAATTCCTCTGGCTGATCGTAAACTTCCTCAAAGTCATCCGCATCGAGCTGAGATTCCACACCCACCCATCCAGTCTTGTTCAATACTCCTCTCAACTTGACTACCTTCCGCTGAACACCGAgactttcttctttcctacCTTCTCGGTCCATATTCGTGGCCTCTGTGGAACGAGAAGcggtgagaagaagagaaagatatTCAATGATTGACAGTGCAAGGGCATCGACTTTTTGAGCGTttggtgaaagaggattGACGAAAGCGGGGGCTTGAGAGACAGGGGCACAGCCGGGATAAAGGAGTTCAAGCAAAGCTGAAACTGAATTGAGCCCATGAGTTGCGCCTGAAACCTGGTCAGCTGCAAGTGCCCCCGCAAGGGATGCTTGAGCTGAGGAACTAGGCCCCGTAAAGATCCCCCAAAGTCCAATCAATACCAAGCCGAGAGCGTGCACAACTGATCCCTTCTGAGTACCTTGCATCACGCTTTTGATTTCCTTGTCAAAAGCGGATGCTTTGAGGTTGGCACCCAAGTTGTGAGATTCAAGAGCGGACAGGAGGGATTTGAGTGACGTGGTGGAAAGGGGGGAAGCGGTAGAAGCTTCGACCAGGTGGATGAATAAACGGGTGTAGAGATCGTGAACATGAATGAGAGTGATCTGTTCGGCGAGTGCGGAAAGCGGTGCAGAggtgggaggaagagaagaaaggcaaaGCAAGGCTTCGTGCAAGGGCAATCCAAGCACAGTAACTAAAGCGGGAGGTGTAGTTCCATCAACACGTGACTGGGCAGTGAGCCAGAGTTGCTGCGGTGAACGCAGAAGAGAACATTCAGGCTGAAGAAGTGCAAGGAGTGCAAGAGAATAGGGTGATGACGCGGTGACATTAAGATGTAAGATAGTGTGCCACTTTGCCAGTGTAGACACATTATTGGCTACACAATTATCAAAATGTGTCACAATTGGAAACTTGTAAACTTACCTCGACCAACGACACCTGCAGCAAATCTTTCCCATTCAGTCTTTTGGGCCTTCTTTCTCGAAACGATCCCGACAACATCTTTTAGAACACCCTTTACTGTACCTGGCCTAGCCTTCTCGTCCGATTTGGTGGTCAATTTCGA is a window of Cryptococcus neoformans var. neoformans JEC21 chromosome 10 sequence DNA encoding:
- a CDS encoding structural molecule, putative, which encodes MKLKDISRTATFAWDNTSSSAPLLATGAVAGALDESFSNESQLEIWQPDFGDVSNVKLGGEGKPALGSITVSSRFNQLAWSAPSTTHMKGVLAAGMETGEVNVFDPSKIVTGASADEARIFKSEKHTGPVRGLDFNSIQKNLMLTGSVNAEIYIYDLNSPNNAPIPPGPTSTKLNEITALQWNPTVSRVFAASSSSGFTSVWDLKAGKEIVSLQYGGGAAKGMETVGGVAGLQMGKRRGMSDVCWHPEQATRLITASEDDESPIIMLWDLRNTRAPEKILSGHHKGVLSVSWCKQDADLLLSCGKDNRTLCWNPQTGEIIGELPTSNDWSFQTSWCPRNPDLLATASFDGHIGIHSLQTTSIPSQSTEKLSEAATADDVFGALGNEQPQDETVNVLSLKQAPKWLRRPVSATFGFGGLLATTSNLPGASGKHQSGVVHLRTVTTEQDVLNRAKALDQTDGQQEKLAKFCSERAKDDDEAWKALQALFKANSRQELVQLLGFSQEEVAKKVQDAIKKFPNAIKAAGDATPVIAPLEEESVKTPTAEKPEAIEDVSTTSDAGVESHDDKSEKSETKKSENGLFDDETAPGTPAAAAAADFFSSMASGALRNPQLDSIVSHKSEAAESSVAATVGSRASSVRDEIVNKENTFQIYPEGESDIDKLVTQALVMGDFKSAVDVCLAFDRFADALLLAVRGGPDLLQSTQNAYFAQQTTSRPFLRVFQSIVTEDLLDIVQNADLSEWKVAFVVLCTFAKDTDFGNLAEQIGQRLQYRWRVLSASDSSEAKASAKIARQDATLCYLAAKKLEKVVSIWVDEMAEEEEAVSATRYTSHAQALQSFIEKVSVFKAATGYVDEDLLTPTESAAAAEAGARTYKLAGLYDRYYEYADLLATQGLVDIAAKYVKMTPVDYKGSEQVGELDKARQRILSAAGGNVGTKMAQTTGKVQSTAGSSIARGYAPAQQASAYASSQPAYALQQPTTYAASTAPAYQAPPAASGPYQPASTSTAYAPPQPTPSYGDSNPYAPATVYQPSSGYPPNGYRPSDPQPQGYGAPQPSFGQTQAMPPPPRVGQTNAPISSPPLIPGSQQRGISGWNDAPTFAPKRPQSAAKDVKKASAILSPFPNSADPLAAAGAGLNTAGAAPPPGRSPQPGVIPPPPKNARPPSIAAKVQPPPTVQQQQQFHQHAQHQQQQRQQQLTSPPAAAGPPPSAFSRPPPPGARAGPPPGAFAGPPPQRALSPLGPGRLSSPPGSQIRPPSAVQRPPSQPGQVQSLDGGITGMGGPPPPGSRMAGPPPGRSATPQQQQRQQIIPPATSPSQTKIQSPSSEQVKPRHPAGDRSHIPEASKPIYEILSGELTKVKQSNIPPHVKRIVDDTERRLNILFDGLNNETVPKQAVDMMNEISKAIAARDLNAALAMHVELLTTASGDMTSWAPGVKQIIRLGA